In Neofelis nebulosa isolate mNeoNeb1 chromosome 7, mNeoNeb1.pri, whole genome shotgun sequence, the following proteins share a genomic window:
- the SCAMP5 gene encoding secretory carrier-associated membrane protein 5: MAEKVNNFPPLPKFIPLKPCFYQDFEADIPPQHLSMTKRLYYLWMLNSVTLAVNLVGCLAWLIGGGGATNFGLAFLWLILFTPCSYVCWFRPIYKAFKTDSSFSFMAFFFTFMAQLVISIIQAVGIPGWGVCGWIATISFFGTNVGSAVVMLIPTIMFTVVAVFSFIALSMVHKFYRGSGGSFSKAQEEWTTGAWKNPHVQQAAQNAAMGAAQGAMNQPQTQYSATPNYTYSNEM, encoded by the exons ATGGCAG AGAAAGTGAACAACTTCCCACCATTGCCCAAATTCATCCCCTTGAAGCCATGTTTCTACCAAGACTTTGAGGCAGACATTCCTCCCCAGCATCTCAGCATGACCAAGCGCCTCTACTACCTCTGGATGT TGAACAGCGTCACGCTGGCCGTGAACCTGGTGGGCTGTCTCGCGTGGCTGATCGGAGGCGGGGGAGCCACCAACTTTGGCCTGGCATTTCTCTGGCTCATCCTCTTCACACCCTGCTCCTACGTCTGCTGGTTTCGGCCCATTTACAAGGCCTTCAA GACTGACAGCTCCTTCAGCTTCATGGCATTCTTCTTTACCTTCATGGCCCAGCTGGTCATCAGCATCATCCAGGCTGTGGGCATCCCAGGCTGGGGAGTCTG CGGCTGGATCGCCACCATCTCCTTCTTCGGAACAAACGTTGGCTCAGCAGTGGTGATGCTCATTCCCACCATCATGTTCACGGTTGTGGCTGTGTTTTCCTTCATCGCTCTCAGCATG GTTCATAAATTCTaccggggcagtggggggagttTCAGCAAAGCTCAGGAGGAGTGGACCACGGGGGCATGGAAGAACCCACACGTGCAGCAGGCGGCCCAGAATGCAGCCATGGGGGCGGCCCAGGGTGCCATGAATCAGCCGCAGACTCAGTATTCCGCCACCCCCAACTACACATACTCCAATGAGATGTGA